The Treponema primitia ZAS-1 genome contains the following window.
CCTTTTACTTTTACCCCGTCTTGAAACGCCCCCCCTCTGCCGTATATGATAAGCCATACTATGTAAGGAGTCCGTATCACCATGGCAAAATACCCCTTTGAGACCATCGAACCCAAATGGCAGAAGTATTGGGAAGAGCTTAAGACCTTTAAGGCTGTGGAGGACCCGTCTTTCCCCAAAGAAAAGCGCCGGTATGTGCTGGATATGTTCCCCTACCCCTCCGCCCAGGGGCTTCACGTGGGGCATCCCGAAGGCTATACCGCCACGGATATCTACTGCCGCTACCTGCGTATGAGCGGGTACAATGTGCTGCACCCCATGGGCTTTGACGCCTTTGGGCTGCCGGCGGAGAATTACGCCATCAAGACCGGAACCCACCCGGCGCTGACTACCGCGGCGAACATCAATCATTTCCGCACCCAGATCAAGTCCCTGGGTTTTTCCTACGACTGGGACCGGGAAGTTGATACCTCCGGGGAGAAGTACTACCGCTGGACCCAGTGGATCTTCCTCAAGCTCTTTGAGAAGGGCCTGGCCTACGAAGCGGAGAGCCCCATCAACTGGTGCCCCTCCTGCAAAACCGGGTTGGCCAACGAAGAAGTAAAGGACGGCTGCTGCGACCGCTGCGGAACCAAGGTAACCCGAAAACGCATACGCCAATGGATATTGAAGATCACCGCCTATGCGGAACGGCTCCTGGAAGACCTGGACAGCCTGGACTGGCCGGAGCCGGTCAAGCTCATGCAGCGAAACTGGATAGGCCGCTCCGAGGGCGCAAATGTCAGCTTTAAGATTGACGGGCATCGTGACGCCCTGGAGATTTACACCACCCGGCCGGACACCCTCTTTGGGGCGACCTACATGGTCCTCTCGCCGGAACATACCCTGGTGGACAAGATTACTACGCCGGATCAAAAGGCTGCGGTGAACGCTTATATTGAAGGGGCGGCAAAGAAGAGCGATCTTGAACGGACCGATTTAGCAAAGGAGAAGACCGGGGTTTTCTCCGGCGCCTATGCCATAAACCCGGTGAACGGAAAAAAGATACCCATCTGGATAGCGGACTATGTTCTTATTTCCTACGGAACCGGGGCTATCATGGCGGTTCCTGCCCACGATGAACGGGACTGGGATTTTGCCAAGGCCTTTAAGCTGCCCATCATCCAAGTGGTATCCAACGAAAAACCCGCGCCTGGACAGGATTACTCCGCGGAGCCGCCGGAGTGTACGGTGGCCGATGGCTGGTCGGTGAATTCCGGCGAGTTTACCGGGCTCCCCACGGCGGAAGCTAAGGCCAAAGTTACCGCCTGGGTTGAGGCCCAGGGCTTGGGAAAAAAGGCGGTGAACTACAAGCTGCGGGACTGGATCTTCAGCCGGCAGCGTTACTGGGGGGAGCCGATCCCGCTGGTCCACTGCGATCACTGCGGCATCGTTCCCTTGCCCGAAACTGACTTGCCCCTGCGGCTGCCCGATGTCCAGTCCTATACTCCCACCGGTACCGGGGAATCCCCCCTGGCGGGGATCACCGATTGGGTGAACACCACCTGCCCCAAGTGCGGGGGCAAGGCCAAGCGGGAAACCAACACCATGCCCCAGTGGGCTGGGTCCTGTTGGTATTACCTGCGCTACCTGGACCCGGACAACAGTACTGCTTTTGCCGCAAAGGACAAAATCGACTACTGGGCCCCGGTGGACCTCTACGTGGGCGGTGTTGAACATGCGGTGCTGCACCTCCTCTACAGCCGTTTCTGGCACAAGGTCCTCTACGACCTGGGGCTGGTCAATACCAAGGAGCCCTTCCAGCGGCTGGTTAACCAGGGGATGATCCTTGGGGAAGATAACCTGAAGATGAGCAAGAGCCGGGGAAATGTTATCAACCCCGACGACATCGTAAAAAACTACGGCGCCGATTCCATGCGGGTCTACGAGATGTTCATGGGACCCCTGGAGGTGACAAAGCCCTGGCTCACCGCGGGGCTCGTCGGGGTGTCCCGGTTCCTGGAACGGCTCTGGGCTATCGCGGAAAAGCCGGTAAGCGACGGCGCGGGGAACGAAGACCTGGTGCGGCTGCTTCATAAAACTATCCGGAAGGTAAGCAGGGACACCGCAACACTGAACTTTAATACCGCTATCAGCCAGATGATGGTCTACTCCAATGAGCTGGCGAAACTGGAAGAGGTCCCCCGCAGCCTCTGGGAACCGCTGGTACTGATGATAAGCGCCTACGCGCCCCACCTGGGGGAAGAGCTCTGGGAAAAGCTGGGCCGCACCGGTTCGGTGTCCCGGGAAAC
Protein-coding sequences here:
- the leuS gene encoding leucine--tRNA ligase is translated as MAKYPFETIEPKWQKYWEELKTFKAVEDPSFPKEKRRYVLDMFPYPSAQGLHVGHPEGYTATDIYCRYLRMSGYNVLHPMGFDAFGLPAENYAIKTGTHPALTTAANINHFRTQIKSLGFSYDWDREVDTSGEKYYRWTQWIFLKLFEKGLAYEAESPINWCPSCKTGLANEEVKDGCCDRCGTKVTRKRIRQWILKITAYAERLLEDLDSLDWPEPVKLMQRNWIGRSEGANVSFKIDGHRDALEIYTTRPDTLFGATYMVLSPEHTLVDKITTPDQKAAVNAYIEGAAKKSDLERTDLAKEKTGVFSGAYAINPVNGKKIPIWIADYVLISYGTGAIMAVPAHDERDWDFAKAFKLPIIQVVSNEKPAPGQDYSAEPPECTVADGWSVNSGEFTGLPTAEAKAKVTAWVEAQGLGKKAVNYKLRDWIFSRQRYWGEPIPLVHCDHCGIVPLPETDLPLRLPDVQSYTPTGTGESPLAGITDWVNTTCPKCGGKAKRETNTMPQWAGSCWYYLRYLDPDNSTAFAAKDKIDYWAPVDLYVGGVEHAVLHLLYSRFWHKVLYDLGLVNTKEPFQRLVNQGMILGEDNLKMSKSRGNVINPDDIVKNYGADSMRVYEMFMGPLEVTKPWLTAGLVGVSRFLERLWAIAEKPVSDGAGNEDLVRLLHKTIRKVSRDTATLNFNTAISQMMVYSNELAKLEEVPRSLWEPLVLMISAYAPHLGEELWEKLGRTGSVSRETWPAWDEKLTADNEVTVVAQVNGKIRDKFTAAAGTSREELEKTALALPGILKWIEGQNIVKVISVPGKLVNIVVK